The following is a genomic window from Rhodothermus sp..
GAAGTCCTTGAAAAAGTCGATCATCCTCAATATTGTGAAGAGCATGCAAATCCCACCAGAACCGGTCCGATCATACTTGACTATACTCTTTTTTTTTTATGGTTAGCACAACCAGAGCGGCCGCTCTATTGGATCGACGTCTTCTGAGACCGTTCAACCTCAAAACTGGTCAAAGTGCCATGAAACGATGGATGCTTCTGGCCTGGCTGCCTTTCCTGCTGGGCAGCGGCAACGAACGACCTACAGGGTTCGATCTGAACACAACAACTTACGGGCAGCCTCTCTGTGCACCGGCGGCTATCGAAGATTGCAGCGATGGCATTCCCCGATTGTACTGCCGAATATGGAAAGTCCATGTCATGGGCGTCTTCGGTGCCACACTCCCCAAAATTCATTTTCAGTGTGAAACGGGAGGCTCTTTCCGATGTGATGGCGAAGCTATTCTGGCGCTGTTGACATCAGCAGGTGGTATGAATGAAGAACCGGAGTAATTGTGCACAAAAAGCCATAACGCTGCAGATGATTTCCCTTATGATTGTGTTGTTGCTGGGCCTCATCGCGTCGGCGGTGCAGGCCCAGCAACAACGCCTGCGCGTTACTTTCCGGCTGGAACGACCCATTCTGCTCAAAGAGCCCCCTGAAGCTTACATGCAAACAGTAACTTCGGTTACTCGCTTGGACTCGCTACTCTGGATCACAGGCGGCCAACCGGGTAGCACAGTGCTTTACGTCTATGACCTGAATGGCCAATTTATTCAACAGGTCGGCGAGCAGGGAGATGGTCCCCATGCGTATCGCAGTGCTGGATTTCTACGAATTTTTCAGGATACGCTCTGGCTGTGGGACAACATGGGGCTCAGGCTACTGGGTATCGATCCGCAAACGCGACAAGTCGTTCAACGATATGTCGACTTCAGCTTAAACTGCCAGGACTTTATCTATCGCTATCCTTTTGTGATCTTTAGTCACTCCCAGAGAACCTCACAGTTTATTACGATTTTCGATCTGCGCTACAAACGATACGTGGCAAGTTTTGGAGAAGGCCAGTATGAAGACGTAATCCTGTCCCTTATGGCGGGAACTGGGCATTTAGCCTACGAGGATTCCCTGGTTTACTTCGCTCGACCATCGCAAGCTGCACTCTACCGACTGCATCTTCGCACGCGCCAGATTCAACGTTTCCCATTAGAAGTTCCAGGCTTTACCGCTGCTTCCTACGAGGGGCCACGTGTACCTGCCCTTACCCCGCAAGCTGTGCGCTATATCTTCACGCATTCGGTGAACCGCGGCGTCTGGCGAACTCGAACGGGTCTTGTTCTTTTAGTCGACACTGGAGCCTTTCAATTCAAGGGTTTTTCCCCGGTGAGCAACGGGAATCGCTCATTGAATTTTGTTATAGTTGATTTCCGAACATTACAACAGATTGGCCACATTCATTTTGAAACGGACTTTATTGTAAAGAACGGTCTGAACCAGTTTGTAGGCTGGGATCCGGAGACGACTACCTTCTATTTTTACAGCGTTCGAGAAGAAGAACCTCTACACCAGCTCACGCCGGTGCGGTTCTATCTGGAGCCGGAGGCACATTAAGCGCCGCCCGTGCTTCCTTCACACAGCACAGCAGCTGAGCTGGCGCACATCCTTGGAAAACCCCAGCGCGGCCAGCTTGAGCGCTTCAGACCAGGTCAGGTAGGGATGGAAGCGTCGCGCCAGCTCGGAAATCGGAATCTCGTAGCGCATGGCCAGCGATAGCTCCATCAACAGCTCGCCGCCTTCGGGGGCTACGATGCGGGCCCCCAGCAACTGATCGGTACCGGGATTGCGCAGCAACTTAACAAATCCGCGTGTGTCGCGCCCTACCAGGGCCCGCGGCACTTCGGTCAGAGGGAGCGTGGATACCTCATAGTCAAGGCCGGCTGCCTGCACCTCCCGTTCGTTCAGGCCGATCCCACCCACCTGCGGATCGGTAAAGACCACCCAGGGTAGTGCCTGATAATCCCGCGGCGTATGCTGTCCCAGCAGGGCATTTTCGGCGGCCAGCTGCCCTTCATAAGCTGCTGCATACACAAACGGGGGGTTACCAATCACATCGCCCGCCCCCAGCACGGTCGGTACCGTCGTTCGCAGCGTTTCGTCCACCTGCAAAAAACCCTGTCGGTCGGTGGCAATACCCAACGCCTCCAGTCCCAGCTCGTCTGTGTTGCCCCGGCGACCGGTGGCTACGAGCAGATGAGTCCCTTCCAGCTGATACGTCTGTCCCTGGCGTTCGTAGGAGACCACCACACCACGTTCAGTCCACGACACCTGGACAACCCGCGCCTCCGTCTGGATGTTAATCCCCTCTGCCTGCAGATGCGCTGCCAGCACCGAAGCAACGTCGGCATCTTCCTGGGGTAGGATCTGGGGCAACAGTTCCAGCACCGTTACCCGACTGCCCAACCGGGCAAACGCCTGCGCGTTTTCCAGGCCAATGTAGCCACCGCCCAGTACGATCAGGTGCACTGGCAGCCTATCCAGCCGATAAAGTGTTTCGTTGGTGAGATAGGGACCGTCGGCCAGTCCCGGCACGGGTGGCAGCGCCGTGCGCGAACCGGTCGCGATCAGCACAGCCCGTCCCGAGATCGCCTCATCCCCTATCTGAATGCTGGTCGGCCCGGCCAGGCGCGCCCGTCCTTCCCGAAAGACAATATGCTCACCATCGATCAGATCCAGGTATTTATGCTGGCGCAGCTCGTCGGTAAGCGCCCGCACCTGACCGATCAAAGCACCGAAGTCCACCACCTGACTGGTCGAGCGAATTCCAGCAAACGAATGATGTGCTGCCCGGTGATGGGCTTCGGCTGCCCGAATAAGCGCTTTCGATGGCACGCATCCGACGTTCACGCAGGTACCTCCAGGCGGCAACCCCTCGTTGACGATCAGGCTCCGGAAACCCAGCTCACGTGCCCGTAGCGCAGCTGCAAACGCTGCAGATCCCCCTCCAATGATGAGTAAATCGAAGTCGATCCGATCCGAAGCCTCCTCGAACGGCGTTGCTTCCCCGATTTCTCGCACCACTTCCCACCGCTCCAGCCGATACCCGTGACCCGCCCGGGCTACAGCCCTCGCCAGCGCATCGGCGTCCACGGTATCCCCTTCCCAAGTGACCACAGCCCGACCACGCTGCCAGTCGAGTACCTGCACACGCACCACACCAGACACCCGAGACAGCGCGTGCTCAATCGCACGGGCGCAATGCGCGCAGGTCATCCCGCTGATATGCAATTCAAGAAGTTTCCTCATAGCGATGTCTCCGTTTTCAGACTGGCCTCAAATCCAGCGCTGCGGACGGCCTCCATGAGTTGTTCCACCGACACCTGCTCCGGGTTGAAGCGCACGCGCGCTTCCGGCGGCTCCAGCGTCACGATGGCGTCCTGCACTCCTTCAAGGCGTTGTAATGCATAAACCACTGCCTGGCTACAGGCCTCACAGGTCATCCCCTGCACATCCAGTATCACTTCTCGGGTCGTCCCCTCGACAACCCCATCATTCATCGTTACTGCTGCATGGGAGCGCCCGATAAGTTCTGGCGCAATCAACACCCCCAGTACCAGTACAGTGCCCAGCCCCAGAAGCAACCGACGCGTCTTTGGAGACGTGCCTGTCTCACAGGCGCAGTCTGGATCTCGTGCACGCCGCATCTCTCGATACCAGGCAAACCCCAGAGCCCCCAACGCCAGCGCTATAAAAAACGGCCGATACGGCTCCAGGGCCGACAACTGTCCCACCCAGGCCCCTCCTATACCGACAGCTACAGCCGCCAGTGGCCCAACGCAACAAACCGAAGCCAGCACACCGGCCCCTACAGCTGCCAGCAGGCTCGAACGAGCAACTTTATCCGGCTTTTCCGACGCCTTCATGACGCACCTCCTTCAGGTTGAAGGTTAACTGAATGCGATCCAGCTCCAGCTCGTCGAACAGCCGTACAAGCAAGCGAGCAAACGGATTTACCCGACAAACCCGATAGTAGATGGTCTGCGCTTCCCGCCGCGCTTCGACCAGCGCCTTCTCGCGCAGAATCTTCAGGTGCCGTGACACAGCCGGCTGTGAAATCTCAAAAATATCGGCCAGGTCACAGACGCACAGCTCACCAGCCCGATGCAGTACGTAGAGCATCCGCAATCGCGTTTCGTTGCCGGCCGCCTGCATAAAGGCCGCCAGCGCCACCAGATGATCGTTCTGGAGCGCCTCCGCACGCAGCCGGGCCAGCTTCTCTGGATCAACAGCCACCCGCACACACGTGCG
Proteins encoded in this region:
- the merA gene encoding mercury(II) reductase yields the protein MRKLLELHISGMTCAHCARAIEHALSRVSGVVRVQVLDWQRGRAVVTWEGDTVDADALARAVARAGHGYRLERWEVVREIGEATPFEEASDRIDFDLLIIGGGSAAFAAALRARELGFRSLIVNEGLPPGGTCVNVGCVPSKALIRAAEAHHRAAHHSFAGIRSTSQVVDFGALIGQVRALTDELRQHKYLDLIDGEHIVFREGRARLAGPTSIQIGDEAISGRAVLIATGSRTALPPVPGLADGPYLTNETLYRLDRLPVHLIVLGGGYIGLENAQAFARLGSRVTVLELLPQILPQEDADVASVLAAHLQAEGINIQTEARVVQVSWTERGVVVSYERQGQTYQLEGTHLLVATGRRGNTDELGLEALGIATDRQGFLQVDETLRTTVPTVLGAGDVIGNPPFVYAAAYEGQLAAENALLGQHTPRDYQALPWVVFTDPQVGGIGLNEREVQAAGLDYEVSTLPLTEVPRALVGRDTRGFVKLLRNPGTDQLLGARIVAPEGGELLMELSLAMRYEIPISELARRFHPYLTWSEALKLAALGFSKDVRQLSCCAV
- a CDS encoding heavy metal-associated domain-containing protein, coding for MNDGVVEGTTREVILDVQGMTCEACSQAVVYALQRLEGVQDAIVTLEPPEARVRFNPEQVSVEQLMEAVRSAGFEASLKTETSL
- a CDS encoding metalloregulator ArsR/SmtB family transcription factor, with translation MRVAVDPEKLARLRAEALQNDHLVALAAFMQAAGNETRLRMLYVLHRAGELCVCDLADIFEISQPAVSRHLKILREKALVEARREAQTIYYRVCRVNPFARLLVRLFDELELDRIQLTFNLKEVRHEGVGKAG
- a CDS encoding 6-bladed beta-propeller, encoding MISLMIVLLLGLIASAVQAQQQRLRVTFRLERPILLKEPPEAYMQTVTSVTRLDSLLWITGGQPGSTVLYVYDLNGQFIQQVGEQGDGPHAYRSAGFLRIFQDTLWLWDNMGLRLLGIDPQTRQVVQRYVDFSLNCQDFIYRYPFVIFSHSQRTSQFITIFDLRYKRYVASFGEGQYEDVILSLMAGTGHLAYEDSLVYFARPSQAALYRLHLRTRQIQRFPLEVPGFTAASYEGPRVPALTPQAVRYIFTHSVNRGVWRTRTGLVLLVDTGAFQFKGFSPVSNGNRSLNFVIVDFRTLQQIGHIHFETDFIVKNGLNQFVGWDPETTTFYFYSVREEEPLHQLTPVRFYLEPEAH